One genomic region from Conexibacter woesei DSM 14684 encodes:
- a CDS encoding amidase, with amino-acid sequence MARPSSNADWAAILADAAERLAAEPPVAPWWPAAVGGGGARPGSGTASGEWSGGVAAGGGVLAGGGAPLPVAAPGELAAARALGAAFAWVPPDGAAGPVPASALVGGPLVDASGPLDGVRLAVKELIAVAGAPHGDGSARPHARADADAPAVAALRRAGARLLGTTASTELAFGVLDVERAPVANPRHAGRVPGGSSAGSAAAVAAGVADLALGTDTGGSVRIPAAWTGTVGFKPTWGAVSTAGVVPLAWSLDHVGLIGSSVAVIAAGWEALAGAAHACAARAAPAGAAPAAQAAPEHRSVRVGVVDLTGVVPLSPAVATATRRVAELLAADGAELRRVGCGPWRDPAPAHLVTIVCELAAAHGLRPGGLTPAVADALAAGAVAPATLYLAASGMRRLLREQLAQQLAGVDVLLLPTVPCEPPPVGATEVVLGGRAWDAETAAGRLTTVANLAGVPAVSVPADADAAAVAVQLVGRAGDDARVLACAQRVERLLDGGDARGRRAGGRGRDDGGRGRVSRAAGR; translated from the coding sequence GTGGCGAGACCGTCTTCGAACGCTGACTGGGCGGCGATCCTGGCCGACGCCGCCGAGCGCCTGGCGGCAGAGCCGCCGGTGGCTCCGTGGTGGCCGGCGGCGGTCGGCGGAGGCGGCGCGCGGCCAGGCAGCGGCACGGCGAGCGGCGAGTGGTCCGGCGGCGTTGCGGCCGGCGGCGGCGTGCTGGCCGGCGGCGGCGCGCCGCTCCCGGTCGCCGCGCCCGGCGAGCTGGCCGCGGCGCGGGCGCTCGGGGCCGCGTTCGCGTGGGTGCCGCCGGACGGCGCCGCCGGCCCGGTCCCCGCCTCGGCCCTCGTCGGCGGGCCGCTGGTCGATGCGAGCGGTCCGCTGGACGGCGTGCGGCTCGCGGTCAAGGAGCTGATCGCGGTCGCGGGTGCGCCGCACGGCGACGGCTCCGCCCGCCCGCACGCCCGTGCGGACGCCGATGCGCCGGCGGTCGCGGCGCTGCGGCGTGCCGGCGCACGGCTGCTCGGCACGACTGCCAGCACGGAGCTGGCGTTCGGCGTGCTCGACGTCGAGCGGGCGCCGGTCGCGAACCCGCGCCACGCCGGCCGGGTGCCCGGCGGATCGTCCGCCGGCAGCGCCGCCGCCGTCGCGGCCGGCGTCGCCGACCTCGCGCTCGGCACCGACACTGGCGGATCGGTGCGGATCCCCGCCGCGTGGACCGGCACGGTCGGCTTCAAGCCGACGTGGGGCGCAGTGTCGACGGCCGGTGTCGTCCCACTCGCATGGTCGCTCGACCACGTCGGCCTGATCGGCAGCTCGGTGGCGGTCATCGCCGCCGGATGGGAGGCGCTGGCCGGCGCTGCGCACGCCTGCGCCGCACGAGCCGCGCCAGCCGGCGCCGCGCCGGCCGCGCAAGCGGCGCCCGAGCACCGCTCGGTGCGCGTCGGCGTCGTCGACCTCACCGGCGTCGTCCCGCTCTCCCCCGCCGTCGCGACGGCGACCCGCCGCGTGGCGGAACTGCTCGCCGCCGACGGCGCGGAGCTGCGGCGGGTCGGCTGCGGTCCGTGGCGCGACCCCGCTCCCGCGCACCTCGTGACGATCGTCTGCGAGCTGGCGGCCGCACACGGTCTCCGCCCGGGCGGGCTCACGCCCGCGGTCGCCGACGCGCTCGCCGCCGGCGCCGTCGCGCCCGCGACGCTCTACCTCGCCGCGAGCGGGATGCGCCGGCTGCTGCGCGAGCAGCTCGCGCAGCAGCTCGCAGGCGTCGACGTGCTGCTGCTGCCGACGGTGCCGTGCGAGCCGCCGCCCGTCGGCGCGACCGAGGTCGTGCTCGGCGGCCGCGCATGGGATGCCGAGACGGCCGCGGGCCGGCTCACGACCGTCGCGAACCTGGCCGGGGTCCCGGCCGTGAGCGTGCCGGCCGACGCCGACGCCGCCGCGGTCGCCGTGCAGCTCGTCGGCCGCGCCGGGGACGACGCACGGGTGCTCGCGTGCGCGCAGCGTGTCGAGCGACTGCTCGACGGCGGCGACGCGCGCGGGCGCCGCGCGGGCGGCCGCGGCCGCGACGACGGCGGGCGCGGGCGCGTCAGCCGCGCGGCGGGCCGCTGA
- a CDS encoding PucR family transcriptional regulator: MAVAAVLPAAPAGAMSVRSALELDVIRAGEPRVLAAPTQLDRPIRWVHVLDTPVVNGMLRGGELVLTTGAGAGRTSAEQGRYVDEVARSDAAALVLELGTVYRGETPRPLVDAANRARLPLVALQRPVRFVEVTEVVHGRLLGEQVATLERLEAMREGFMSLVLGGAATEDVLRHAARLLESAIVVHDGRGGLLSIDTGPLDEREALAAWERAAAGERLGGAVAPEPVEVRGVHRADVVALRPGRPFDAAERAAVRQVALTLGLEWLGRAALELSLRRRTRGNLLQSLLDGRLTPLDAERRLRVLGGGHALSFWPVAVVLRGLEGGASLLEELADGLSVEGVGRHGRPLLDVRDRRLLWAAPGPAAAFEPTAETLTRQLRRAAERHDIEPERLSVAIGQPVDGLAALREQFETTLLVAEAAAGEAPVPWRDARRASLAAIAFALKDDPRLVRFARSHLDRLERLPARRRDDLLRTLRAVLESGGHKSRAARELHLDRGALYKRMARLEEVLGVDLDDAQTRAALTLVLIWQAVSGPPRG; this comes from the coding sequence GCAGCGCCGGCCGGCGCGATGTCGGTCCGCTCCGCGCTCGAGCTCGACGTGATCCGCGCCGGCGAGCCGCGCGTGCTCGCCGCCCCGACGCAGCTCGACCGGCCGATCCGCTGGGTCCACGTGCTCGACACGCCCGTCGTCAACGGCATGCTGCGCGGCGGCGAGCTGGTGCTGACGACCGGCGCCGGCGCCGGTCGCACGTCCGCCGAGCAGGGGCGCTACGTCGACGAGGTCGCGCGCAGCGACGCGGCCGCGCTCGTGCTGGAGCTGGGGACCGTCTATCGCGGCGAGACGCCGAGGCCGCTCGTCGACGCCGCCAACCGCGCGCGCCTGCCGCTCGTCGCCCTCCAGCGGCCGGTGCGCTTCGTCGAGGTGACCGAGGTCGTGCACGGCCGGCTGCTCGGCGAGCAGGTCGCGACGCTCGAGCGCCTGGAGGCGATGCGCGAGGGCTTCATGTCGCTCGTGCTCGGGGGTGCGGCGACGGAGGACGTGCTGCGCCACGCCGCCAGGCTGCTGGAGAGTGCGATCGTCGTCCACGACGGCCGCGGCGGCCTGTTGTCGATCGACACCGGTCCGCTCGACGAGCGCGAGGCGCTGGCCGCGTGGGAGCGCGCCGCGGCCGGCGAGCGGCTCGGCGGCGCGGTGGCGCCGGAGCCGGTCGAGGTGCGCGGCGTGCACCGCGCCGACGTCGTCGCGCTGCGTCCTGGACGGCCGTTCGACGCCGCCGAGCGCGCCGCCGTGCGGCAGGTCGCGCTGACGCTCGGGCTCGAATGGCTCGGCCGCGCCGCGCTGGAGCTGTCGCTGCGCCGCCGCACGCGCGGCAACCTGCTGCAGTCGCTGCTCGACGGGCGCCTGACGCCGCTCGACGCGGAGCGGCGCCTGCGCGTGCTCGGCGGCGGCCACGCGCTCAGCTTCTGGCCCGTCGCGGTCGTGCTGCGCGGGCTCGAAGGCGGCGCCAGCCTGCTGGAGGAGCTGGCCGACGGCCTCAGCGTCGAGGGCGTCGGCCGGCACGGCCGGCCGCTCCTCGACGTGCGCGACCGGCGGCTGCTGTGGGCCGCGCCCGGTCCGGCGGCCGCGTTCGAGCCGACGGCCGAGACGCTCACGCGGCAGCTGCGCCGCGCGGCCGAGCGCCACGACATCGAGCCGGAGCGGCTGTCGGTCGCGATCGGCCAGCCGGTCGACGGGCTCGCCGCGCTGCGCGAGCAGTTCGAGACGACGCTGCTGGTCGCCGAGGCCGCCGCCGGCGAGGCGCCCGTGCCGTGGCGTGACGCGCGCCGCGCGAGCCTGGCCGCGATCGCGTTCGCGCTGAAGGACGATCCGCGGCTCGTGCGCTTCGCGCGCAGCCACCTCGACCGGCTCGAACGGCTGCCGGCGCGGCGGCGCGACGACCTGCTGCGGACGCTGCGGGCGGTGCTCGAAAGCGGCGGCCACAAGTCGCGCGCGGCGCGCGAGCTGCACCTCGACCGCGGCGCCCTCTACAAGCGCATGGCGCGCCTGGAGGAGGTGCTCGGCGTCGACCTCGACGACGCGCAGACGCGCGCGGCGCTCACGCTCGTGCTGATCTGGCAGGCCGTCAGCGGCCCGCCGCGCGGCTGA